A genomic window from Solanum dulcamara chromosome 11, daSolDulc1.2, whole genome shotgun sequence includes:
- the LOC129873087 gene encoding vacuolar fusion protein CCZ1 homolog B-like isoform X1, protein MGMSAASSVSEAMKLCIFDLRRGQHEGQELDKILYFFPSDLPFPTQLSVIGLSEGLITFTRIFSPEAPCEAIEAEMHSHVFYEAERDIWMVMVVEKSESEAIWRTAALRSVLKEVHSLFVMFHGSIRALLDREPSGGLTRTHLYYFIMDYLSAFEKRPSLEFCCWDFLSGKKLHLPNFRDSLKERGMVQMLTIGREAALEVQSLVRVLESCAGCKQSYSLIMFQDLLVSTTLSPDDLINLFTYTVMRLTPNALSAGASSWSYLRKGSTTSNASVSLSTSSNSVLDRYYNSRDTSPVGVRSYQIVRPLHHEKWSKGKDGFLVTDIWGTEVGSLSPSSPTIWLKQTEERMYLCAFQHRSLTIILFIPVTSVHNGEQGLSVVKQQILENASPKIFKVEEKLSRGWGGENAYHVGGYRYLLVDGDRYISRASPPGKVTTLTKDSLVAMSKLREEVDLEKSRAKCDGSDCEKDQEICIRAKNGAWVISRLTRGKELYMVLEKANETLLYASEAVEKFSDRYCSGDFSL, encoded by the exons ATGGGAATGTCGGCTGCAAGCTCTGTTAGTGAAGCTATGAAATTGTGCATATTTGATTTGAGAAGGGGACAACATGAAGGGCAGGAGTTGGACaagattttatatttctttccttCTGATTTGCCTTTCCCCACCCAACTCTCTGTGATAGGGCTTAGTGAAGGACTCATAACATTCACCAG AATATTCTCTCCAGAGGCTCCATGTGAGGCTATAGAAGCAGAGATGCACTCCCATGTTTTCTATGAGGCAGAGCGTGATATCTGGATGGTGATG GTGGTGGAAAAAAGTGAGTCAGAAGCCATATGGCGGACTGCTGCTTTACGAAGTGTTCTTAAAGAAGTTCACTCTCTATTTGTGATGTTTCATGGGTCCATAAGAGCATTACTTGATAGAGAACCAAGTGGAGGGCTTACCCGGACGCATTTGTATTATTTCATTATGGATTATTTAAGTG CATTTGAAAAGCGGCCTTCATTGGAATTTTGCTGCTGGG ATTTTCTTTCTGGGAAGAAGCTTCACTTGCCAAATTTCCGTGACTCTTTGAAGGAGCGTGGAATGGTACAGATGTTGACTATTGGGAGGGAAGCAGCACTTGAAGTTCAG TCACTTGTAAGAGTGCTAGAATCATGTGCTGGCTGCAAACAGAGCTACTCACTGATCATGTTCCAGGACTTGCTGGTGTCCACAACTCTTTCTCCT GATGACCTGATTAACCTGTTCACGTATACAGTCATGAGGTTGACCCCAAATGCTTTGTCTGCTGGAGCTAGCTCCTGGTCCTATTTACGCAAAGGAAGCACTACTTCTAATGCGTCTGTGTCTTTATCGACAAGCTCTAACTCTGTTCTGGACCGGTACTACAACTCACGGGATACTTCTCCAGTTGGAGTTCGTAGCTATCAGATTGTTAGGCCCTTACATCATGAGAAATGGTCCAAAGGGAAGGATGGTTTCCTTGTTACTGATATTTGGGGCACAGAAGTTGGCAGTTTGAGTCCTAGCAGTCCAACAATTTGGCTCAAGCAAACAGAGGAGAGGATGTATCTTTGTGCTTTTCAGCATAGGAGCCTCACCATAATACTTTTCATTCCTGTCACATCTGTACACAATGGGGAGCAAGGGTTGTCGGTGGTGAAGCAGCAAATTCTGGAGAAT GCATCACCCAAGATATTCAAAGTTGAAGAGAAACTATCTCGAGGATGGGGTGGCGAGAATGCATATCATGTGGGTGGTTACCGCTACTTACTTGTGGATGGTGATAGATACATCTCTCGGGCATCCCCACCTGGAAAAGTAACGACACTTACAAAG GATTCTTTAGTTGCAATGAGTAAGCTCCGAGAAGAGGTTGACTTAGAAAAGAGCAGAGCTAAATGTGATGGCTCTGACTGCGAGAAAGACCAAGAAATATGCATTAGAGCAAAAAATGGTGCTTGGGTGATTTCTCGGTTGACACGAGGGAAGGAGCTTTATATGGTACTTGAGAAAGCCAATGAAACCCTTCTTTATGCTTCTGAGGCTGTTGAAAAGTTCAGTGACAG GTATTGCAGTGGCGATTTTTCTTTGTAA
- the LOC129873087 gene encoding vacuolar fusion protein CCZ1 homolog B-like isoform X2 → MGMSAASSVSEAMKLCIFDLRRGQHEGQELDKILYFFPSDLPFPTQLSVIGLSEGLITFTRIFSPEAPCEAIEAEMHSHVFYEAERDIWMVMVVEKSESEAIWRTAALRSVLKEVHSLFVMFHGSIRALLDREPSGGLTRTHLYYFIMDYLSDFLSGKKLHLPNFRDSLKERGMVQMLTIGREAALEVQSLVRVLESCAGCKQSYSLIMFQDLLVSTTLSPDDLINLFTYTVMRLTPNALSAGASSWSYLRKGSTTSNASVSLSTSSNSVLDRYYNSRDTSPVGVRSYQIVRPLHHEKWSKGKDGFLVTDIWGTEVGSLSPSSPTIWLKQTEERMYLCAFQHRSLTIILFIPVTSVHNGEQGLSVVKQQILENASPKIFKVEEKLSRGWGGENAYHVGGYRYLLVDGDRYISRASPPGKVTTLTKDSLVAMSKLREEVDLEKSRAKCDGSDCEKDQEICIRAKNGAWVISRLTRGKELYMVLEKANETLLYASEAVEKFSDRYCSGDFSL, encoded by the exons ATGGGAATGTCGGCTGCAAGCTCTGTTAGTGAAGCTATGAAATTGTGCATATTTGATTTGAGAAGGGGACAACATGAAGGGCAGGAGTTGGACaagattttatatttctttccttCTGATTTGCCTTTCCCCACCCAACTCTCTGTGATAGGGCTTAGTGAAGGACTCATAACATTCACCAG AATATTCTCTCCAGAGGCTCCATGTGAGGCTATAGAAGCAGAGATGCACTCCCATGTTTTCTATGAGGCAGAGCGTGATATCTGGATGGTGATG GTGGTGGAAAAAAGTGAGTCAGAAGCCATATGGCGGACTGCTGCTTTACGAAGTGTTCTTAAAGAAGTTCACTCTCTATTTGTGATGTTTCATGGGTCCATAAGAGCATTACTTGATAGAGAACCAAGTGGAGGGCTTACCCGGACGCATTTGTATTATTTCATTATGGATTATTTAAGTG ATTTTCTTTCTGGGAAGAAGCTTCACTTGCCAAATTTCCGTGACTCTTTGAAGGAGCGTGGAATGGTACAGATGTTGACTATTGGGAGGGAAGCAGCACTTGAAGTTCAG TCACTTGTAAGAGTGCTAGAATCATGTGCTGGCTGCAAACAGAGCTACTCACTGATCATGTTCCAGGACTTGCTGGTGTCCACAACTCTTTCTCCT GATGACCTGATTAACCTGTTCACGTATACAGTCATGAGGTTGACCCCAAATGCTTTGTCTGCTGGAGCTAGCTCCTGGTCCTATTTACGCAAAGGAAGCACTACTTCTAATGCGTCTGTGTCTTTATCGACAAGCTCTAACTCTGTTCTGGACCGGTACTACAACTCACGGGATACTTCTCCAGTTGGAGTTCGTAGCTATCAGATTGTTAGGCCCTTACATCATGAGAAATGGTCCAAAGGGAAGGATGGTTTCCTTGTTACTGATATTTGGGGCACAGAAGTTGGCAGTTTGAGTCCTAGCAGTCCAACAATTTGGCTCAAGCAAACAGAGGAGAGGATGTATCTTTGTGCTTTTCAGCATAGGAGCCTCACCATAATACTTTTCATTCCTGTCACATCTGTACACAATGGGGAGCAAGGGTTGTCGGTGGTGAAGCAGCAAATTCTGGAGAAT GCATCACCCAAGATATTCAAAGTTGAAGAGAAACTATCTCGAGGATGGGGTGGCGAGAATGCATATCATGTGGGTGGTTACCGCTACTTACTTGTGGATGGTGATAGATACATCTCTCGGGCATCCCCACCTGGAAAAGTAACGACACTTACAAAG GATTCTTTAGTTGCAATGAGTAAGCTCCGAGAAGAGGTTGACTTAGAAAAGAGCAGAGCTAAATGTGATGGCTCTGACTGCGAGAAAGACCAAGAAATATGCATTAGAGCAAAAAATGGTGCTTGGGTGATTTCTCGGTTGACACGAGGGAAGGAGCTTTATATGGTACTTGAGAAAGCCAATGAAACCCTTCTTTATGCTTCTGAGGCTGTTGAAAAGTTCAGTGACAG GTATTGCAGTGGCGATTTTTCTTTGTAA